In Cicer arietinum cultivar CDC Frontier isolate Library 1 chromosome 7, Cicar.CDCFrontier_v2.0, whole genome shotgun sequence, a single window of DNA contains:
- the LOC101497132 gene encoding uncharacterized protein At4g38062, whose translation MDKVYEELDEAKTEIEKLKAELRAKTDSLENLKRSLNAQVNQTQEAKLKSEKLDQELLQKADEIDEAKTLYEDLKVKWKERESIIKRLSAANDKLRVDCDGKIKRLGDEKRGLVLALEEANDKAENQEQQICQYRKEIESLKSCLAVSKNKCLETRKNLKSSKEPSERDDMFQKLEEEKVKLEDQLKWKKEQFKHLEEAYEKLKGQFKSSKKEWEMEKSTLLDEMSSLQIKLDSQIRISEDLQHQLQTCHQALAHVESQKKRLEVEVSDFRLQLENAGCDYPDARFQLDCLNSNRDKDVADLRYSLKTKEAYIKEAKYIIEKLEQENQELRMSLKELQEAQIQEAGASYSQSKLRTKLRNLERTHKECASTLTAREIEWNSMIEQSTRDLNGCRSELEAKITAVEELQMELEKSHCQSIDMSLVNEEMSVMLLVLKEGIYEAQLKLANEKNEVDLINKENEEKIFQLMKQLEMKDDALIGVQKGFNEEHEKATCLMREVVESYDGSNNELQHSMQNEIYRYKKMLEESTVRHRILEEKMLQMECDSKEHLIQTREALDIAIIELDDIICERNEMEFELQIWKSIAERLNNDLEESHLTRKELETSLLAQVVVSESLKQEKNKVVEELQKEVVLLEQESFRREFESVVIAKGVMETTYDALLQKLKMEKRDLLEDASKLSLERENMLAFVQGLGDRIYEFSNADTQLRDMLRSMEQIDVMKLKRDDSFFVKENMVVQVSPTSIKKVEAISDVRSPFKELNS comes from the coding sequence ATGGACAAGGTTTATGAAGAGCTGGATGAAGCTAAGACTGAGATTGAGAAACTGAAGGCAGAATTAAGGGCCAAAACAGATTCCCTTGAGAATTTGAAAAGATCCCTTAATGCACAAGTCAATCAGACACAAGAAGCAAAGTTAAAATCCGAGAAGTTGGATCAGGAACTGCTTCAAAAAGCTGACGAAATCGACGAGGCAAAGACTTTGTACGAAGATCTGAAAGTGAAATGGAAAGAACGAGAGTCTATCATCAAACGTCTCAGTGCTGCAAATGATAAACTTCGAGTGGATTGCGATGGAAAGATTAAAAGGTTGGGAGATGAGAAAAGAGGGTTGGTATTGGCCTTAGAAGAGGCAAATGACAAGGCAGAGAATCAAGAACAACAAATTTGTCAATACAGAAAAGAAATTGAAAGTCTGAAAAGTTGTCTGGCAGTTTCAAAGAACAAGTGTTTGGAAACGcggaaaaatttaaaatcatccAAAGAACCAAGTGAAAGAGATGACATGTTTCAGAAGTTGGAGGAGGAAAAAGTGAAGTTAGAAGATCAAttaaaatggaagaaggagCAGTTTAAACATCTAGAAGAAGCATATGAAAAACTTAAAGGCCAGTTTAAGTCTAGCAAGAAGGAATGGGAGATGGAAAAATCTACATTGCTTGATGAGATGTCTTCACTTCAGATTAAGTTAGATTCTCAGATCAGAATATCGGAAGATCTTCAACATCAATTACAGACCTGCCACCAAGCTCTTGCTCATGTAGAAAGCCAAAAAAAGAGACTCGAAGTCGAAGTCTCAGATTTTAGACTGCAGCTTGAAAATGCTGGTTGTGACTACCCGGATGCTAGATTTCAGCTTGATTGCTTAAACTCCAACCGGGACAAAGATGTTGCCGATTTGAGATATTCACTGAAAACCAAAGAGGCATATATTAAAGAAGCGAAGTACATAATCGAGAAACTAGAGCAAGAAAATCAGGAGTTAAGGATGTCACTCAAAGAACTACAGGAAGCTCAAATTCAAGAAGCAGGAGCTTCATATTCGCAGTCGAAGTTGAGGACTAAGCTCAGAAATTTAGAACGAACACATAAAGAGTGTGCCTCAACTCTTACGGCTAGAGAAATCGAATGGAACTCAATGATAGAACAATCGACCAGAGATCTGAATGGTTGTCGGTCTGAGTTGGAAGCTAAAATCACAGCAGTGGAAGAGCTTCAGATGGAGTTGGAAAAGTCTCATTGTCAAAGCATTGACATGAGCTTGGTGAATGAGGAAATGTCTGTGATGCTGCTAGTGTTAAAAGAGGGAATTTATGAGGCTCAATTAAAGCTTGCCAACGAAAAAAATGAGGTGGATCTAATCAACAAAGAGAATGAAGAGAAGATTTTCCAACTGATGAAGCAGTTGGAGATGAAAGATGATGCTTTGATCGGTGTTCAGAAAGGCTTCAATGAAGAACACGAGAAAGCAACGTGTTTGATGAGGGAGGTTGTTGAGTCCTATGATGGATCCAATAATGAACTGCAGCACTCAATGCAAAATGAAATCTATAGGTACAAGAAAATGCTGGAGGAATCAACTGTGCGACATCGGATCCTTGAAGAGAAAATGTTGCAGATGGAATGTGATTCAAAAGAACATCTTATACAAACACGTGAAGCTTTAGACATTGCTATCATTGAATTGGATGATATAATTTGTGAAAGAAATGAAATGGAATTTGAATTGCAAATATGGAAGTCAATTGCCGAACGTTTGAACAACGACCTCGAAGAAAGTCATTTGACGCGTAAAGAACTAGAAACTTCACTTCTTGCACAAGTAGTTGTTAGTGAAAGCCTCAAGCAAGAGAAAAACAAGGTTGTAGAGGAGCTTCAAAAAGAGGTTGTTTTACTTGAACAAGAATCATTTAGAAGAGAATTTGAGAGTGTTGTGATTGCAAAAGGTGTCATGGAAACAACCTATGATGCTTTGCTTCAGAAACTCAAAATGGAGAAAAGAGATTTACTTGAAGATGCATCAAAACTTTCATTAGAAAGGGAAAACATGTTGGCTTTTGTTCAAGGGTTGGGTGATAGAATCTACGAGTTCTCTAATGCAGACACTCAATTGAGAGACATGTTGAGAAGCATGGAGCAAATTGATGTAATGAAGTTGAAAAGGGATGATAGTTtctttgttaaagagaataTGGTAGTTCAAGTTTCTCCTACTAGTATAAAGAAAGTTGAAGCTATTTCTGATGTAAGATCTCCATTCAAGGAGCTTAATAGTTAG